In Corvus moneduloides isolate bCorMon1 chromosome 6, bCorMon1.pri, whole genome shotgun sequence, the sequence AGAAAGGCTTTGAAAATCATTGAGGACTGAAAAATAGAACTGTATGAAAAggaagtaatttaaaacagcAAAGTACTTCTTTTGTTACTGTTTCAGGATCTAGTTATGGACATCCTCAGAGTGTTGAGCACCCCAGATCTAGAAGTGCGCAAAAAGACCCTTCAGCTGGCTCTGGATCTTGTGTCTTCAAGAAATGTGGAGGAGGTAAATTACATGTACTTTTGATTCATTacactattatttttcttttgaaaaatgtcactttttaaaaatttggtttgatcttttctgcagcttgtgATTGTTCTGAAGAAGGAAGTGATTAAAACTAATAATGTGACGGAGCATGAAGATACAGACAAGTACCGGCAGCTCCTGGTTCGGACACTGCATTCCTGCAGTGTTCGCTTCCCAGACATGGCTGCAAACGTTATTCCAGTGGTATGCAAATGTTTCATTACGTTGTCATTAAGTGTGTTATACCTATACTCAACACCTGCAGAATTGCTAAAGCTGAGGTGTTCCTAATAGTGGCTTCACAGAAGCAATGCTATTTTTAATTCCTAAAGAAACATAGGACTTTTGATGCTGTAATTATTTGTCTTCTGagactatttttaaatatttttgaagaacaTGAGCTGAAGAGGACCTTTAAAAGTGCAATAATTTGTATCACTAGAAAAACAGTTTGGGATTATGATTATTGATGCTTGTCTGGAATGTACTTAAGGTTGTTTgacttcagttttgtttcatgGGAGAACataagcaattttatttttctaaacatAGAAGGGAAGTATTGTACAAACttatctgtgctgctgtttgtgatGACGTTCACCCTTCTGTGGCAGCTGATGGAGTTCCTTAGTGATAACAATGAAGCAGCAGCCGCCGATGTCCTGGAGTTTGTGCGGGAAGCGATCCAGAGATTTGATAACCTCAGACCTCTTATTGTTGAGAAGATGCTCGAAGTCTTTCACGCTATTAAATCTGTCAAGTGAGTCCAAAATATGATATCAAACAGACTTTGGAGCACCTGGTGGCTCACTTGCATTGAATGTATTTTGTCATGAAATATGTACCAAAATCCATGTGACCCACACAGAGTGTGACTGAATCTGAGATATTTTGAGGTAGAGGATTTCTAGGTACAGCTTCCTTCTTGTCTGCTTGTACAAGAGATAAATTGGGTGTTTGTTGCattgaataaagaaaataaatacaattctAATTTCTATAATGCAGTTGATAATTGTGATTCCACTTGCTAGGAAATAGCATTGTTGATGAAGGCCAGCCATAAAGTAATATATTGGTTAAAACAGAATTCCTAAAGAATTTACGCTTGTAGGCAACTGGAAATACTGCACATTTATTAGAAAACCCAATCTAACATAGGCTGAGCTTTGCAAACAATAAAGCTGTTTTAGTACCTTTCAGGGCTCTAAACACTTGGTTTGCTGATGGATCTGTAAAAGTTAAGTCAAATGAGAATTTCTCTGTATCAGAAGAGCACTCTGTCATTCTAATACAGAGAAAACTCTGAATCTCATCTCCACTGTAATCTcattaaatgggaaaaaaaacccctctgaagctttgctatttttttcctaattttcattcttgttctggtttttcattttcttctgtataaTGGAAAAATTAGTTTGTCTCAGTTAAATGGAGAATTTAGAGCTGACTTTATTCACATGCAGTAGAGTATTTCATTATGATCacaatgaaatttaattttgtatatGTCAGGATTAACACAGATGGAAATAAATTTGTAGCAGAGAATACATTTAATTTGATGTACTTGTTCGTGAGTTTACTGAGGCCAGAAGGATAATTGCTTTTGATTTAACCTGCTTTTGTCAGTTGTGTCCTTTTGAATTTGTCAAGACTGGCCTTTACCAACTGACCATAAATCAGTTTTCTTGGTGCTAGTTTGAGTATATCATGAAAGCATGATTTAAATTAGTGTTCTTGTTTCAGGATTTATCGAGGAGCGTTATGGATCCTGGGAGAATATTGCAGCACAAAGGAGGATATACAGAGTGTAATGACAGAGGTTCGCAGATCACTCGGAGAGGTGTGTGTACTTCGGGGTTTTTGTGTTTACTGGCTCTTTGTGGTTTGTCCTGCCATTATTTTAAAGTACCTTTTTCTTAGAAAACCACTGGGTTTTCtaagaaaaaggtattttagaAAGATCAAGTAAGATGCAGCAGTGTTTTGAGGACTTCTGATGTGTAATGGCATGTGCACAGGAAATCTTAAGTAAAAAGCAGTCAGGGTTTTGCATTtgttattcattttttttcaagtagcATACTTGAGCTGAGAATAAATGATGTCTATTAAAAGAAGAGTTGAGAAATTccttatttcagaaaattattgCAAATTGGAAAATTATGATTTAATATATCCAGTAGTAAAGAAAGTATGCTAAGTCTGGGTTGTTCTGAGGAAAAGACTTCTATGACAAAACCTAATTCATTAATGAGAGTTTTATTGCATGTGTAGGAAGCATCTGTATGTATTTCAACATCTGCTTATCCCCTCAAATTCTCCCCAAAGTGTTGCACTGTAGCTGACCTTTTGCTTATAAAAACTTAAGTAAtgcaggtaatttttattaaaaccttctgcagaagaaaactgcatcttttattttaattgtaacAATTGCTTCCTGCTCATTTCTAGATCCCAATAGTGGAATCTGAAATCAAGAAAGAAGCTGGTGAGCTCAAACCTGAAGAAGAGGTGTCTGTGGGTCCAGCCCAAAAATTAGTGACAGAAATGGGCACTTACGCAACACAAAGTGCTCTTAGCAGTTCCCGACCTGccaaaaaggaagaagacaggTATTTGTGATTTCATGCTTGGCCAGGAATGACTTggttaatttttatctttttttatttgagtgGTATTATCACTCATACAGAGTTCAGTGGTTGAGGGAATTTCCTGTTTTAAGGTATTATCCCAACTAGATAGTATCCCACAGGAAGTTGCCCAATTGCTTAGGATTTAGTAATCAAAACTTACTGCATAAATAAGAACTTTATTAATTATGATATCCTAAATTCTAGTCGATTTTTCTTAATATGTAAAGCTCTCTCACAATTTTAGTTGGATACAGAGATGTTGTCTTtagattaaaacattttcttcccttgatATCACCTTGCACTACTACACCTCTCTCTCCCTAGTCCATGTGGAAATGACTGTGCGACTTGTGAAAATCTTTATATCTGGAAAATTactttgagaaggaaaaaacccaaccttgTGAGGTGTTTCAAGCTTTTTTTGCTTGTACAGTATAAAAGTTAAGGTATCAAGAGAAGTAGGCTGAAGATTGTAGTCCAAAAGTAGTTTTCTGAGGATCATTTGTCTTTGCAGACCTCCATTACGAGGATTCCTGCTGGATGGAGATTTCTTTGTTGCAGCTTCCCTTGCTACAACTTTAACCAAGATTGCTTTACGTTATGTGTCCCTAgttcaggaaaagaagaaacaaaatgtgaGTCATCTCTTGTGTTTTCCCATTCAAGGAAGTGCTGCTTATgggttcttttcttttaaacagatgCAAAACGGGTTAAGTCCAAAGTGAAGTGCCAGTTatgtgattggataataatgatAGTTTGGGTCACAAATAGGAcctgctttccagccactctgtctaGACAGTGTCTAAATCATTCTGCTTGGTTTCAGATAACAAGTACTAAAAAACTAAGTAATCTGCTCAGACATGTTATAATTTGATTAATAGgcaccttttttaaaataagtcagAAATTAACATTTCTTTAAAGCTGTGGAAAATGCAATAACCTTCTtccattctcttttctttgtcctCCTTCTCAGTCCTTTAATGCTGAAGCTATGCTGCTGATGGCCACTATTCTCCATTTGGGAAAGTCTTCTCTTCCCAAGAAGCCAATTACAGATGATGATGTGGATCGTATTTCGTTGTGTCTGAAAGTGTTGTCAGAGTGTTCTCCTCTTATGAATGACATTTTCAACAAAGAATGCAGGCAGTCCCTCTCTCATATGCTGTCAGCCAAgctagaagaagaaaaactttccCAGAAGGTGAGCTATTAAAAGCGTGTAACCATAAACACTTGGAGTTTTCTGTGGATGTTCACATCCAAGCTGGTCCCAGAAATGTCGCCATTTGATTCTGTTAGTCAGCCATTATTTGACTGTTTTTCTGTGCTAAAGAATGGAATTCACTGTGAATTCTTGAATTATTCTCTTCCTGCAGAAAGAATCTGAGAAGAGGAATGTGACGATTCAGCCAGATGATCCCATTTCCTTCATGCAGCTTACTGCTAAAAATGAAACGAGCTCAAAAGAAGACCAGTTCCAGCTTAGCCTTCTTGCAGCAATGGGAAACACACAGAGGAAAGAGGCTGCTGATCCTCTTGCTTCCAAGCTTAATAAGGTAGTGGGAAATCGGTGTTTTAATTATATACATGGGATCACTTTGGGAATTGCAGGCTGGAACTGATGAACCAGACTATGCTGGTTGATTGGGAAGACCCAGGTGTATCCTGGTTGGGgtcaggagaaaaagaaaagcacttgtGCTTATAGTTGTTACCGTCTCAAATGGGATGGGGACTAACAAGAAGGAGACTTGGGAGAGTGCTGAGCTGGTGGAATATGGAGAAGAAATTAGGATTTAATGGTTTGAAGATCCCAGTAAGGTTCACAtggaagggagcagggatgtcACAAGTGATTAAGAACCCCTTTCTTTGGATGCTATCCTACTGCCAAGTGCAATGCATCCTTATTTAACTCTTTAtgccctttttttctgctgattaCCAGAACCTGCTGAGGAGgtttaaagagaagaaatcacTTGATTAATTCATTAGTTAAGAGTTAAACCCCCAGACTTTTAAAGACTGGATAAATTCCTTTTGATGCttaaaattaccttttcattttaagtCAGCATTTCCTTGTCCTACGGATCATTTTAAGGATAAATGGCATTACAGTTCATATTTTAGGAACTTGTCAGTTCAGAATACATTTCATCTGGAGAGGTTTTATAATTGTACTGTGTGTGCAGGGGGACGTGTGAAGGAAAACTACTTATTTTGGAGGCTCATATTAAAGAAGAATGgatttaattgtattttattacttttttcttattttttgtcattgttggacatgattctgtgttttaaacTGGTTTCTGAGAAGGCGAATCCCTTGGCTTGTGTCACAGGTTACTCAGCTGACAGGTTTCTCAGACCCTGTGTATGCAGAAGCTTATGTCCACGTCAATCAGTACGACATTGTGCTGGACGTGCTGGTGGTCAACCAGACCAGTGACACTCTGCAGAACTGCACCCTGGAGCTGGCCACGCTGGGTAAGGAGGGCTGAACTGCTGCAaacaaagcagctctgaggtTTTGGGCATTGGGCTGTAAGGAATTCCTGAAACACCTCCAATGTGATGCCAGTTAGTTGCCATTTTGAAAGTATGTTTTTGaatgcctttaaaaatacactttttttatatttgctgGAAGTCTTGTATGTATTGACACTGACAGTGGTATCTGGTGATATAAACCCTAGTCAGATTTTATCACTAAAAACATAGCATTCATTTCcccttctcatttttttcctgaaatatataCAGGTTTTTTTGATGTACTTATTTTCCATTGTGCTGCTACCAtagacaggaaaataaaaataggtcAAAATCCCAACTGGTATGGAGCAGAAAGCCATCTGCCCTAGGTGGTTTTTGCACTCAGCCTGAAGTACTTAAGTACTGCATTCACCCAGCTGAAACCATTCCCTGTACCAAGAGCTGTACCAGAGTCTTGCTTGAACAATACTGAGGCTTCGTTAACTTCCCTTAGAGACATCACTGGAGCAGATAATTCAAGAGCAGTAACCAGTTTCTTATTAGTTGTCCTCTGCTTTGGCAGTCAGGAGCTGAAATACATTTACAATATGCTGGGAGAACTCATGCACTTTTCACTATTGTAAATATGACTGGAGGGGGCATAACCTTTCTCCTAAAATTTTGTAAATCATTTGATGGGACTAatgatggaaataaataaaatggatgTATTATTTAATAGGttgtatttttctatttgtcAGCTCAGTAAGGTGGAATTTTATATTTCCCAGCTAAGGTACTACAAAAGCTGACTTGAGGCATTAGTCCTGTGGATAGAGCTCATGCTGTTCATGCTGTGTTCTCAAATTGCAGTTTAATAGAACTAAGGAGTCTTACAGTTGCTTGCTGAAGGATTAGTAAAAATGCATCCCTTAGTGTTTCCTTGGAGCAATTATATTCAGGATCAAGGGGATACTTTGACCTGTTTATAAATAGCTTAGTGCCTGCAGTGCTGGACATTGTACTTCGGGTTTGAGGCACTTGACTGTAGGGTTAGGTCTTACGATGTTGTCAGTGATTAAAACACAAGGTAGAATTAACCATTTCCTTGTTAAATAATTAATGCTCAACTTGATCCAAAACCCATTTCAGTcagtatttgcatttgttttcagtggggtttgggcgaacacagcaatattttaactgaaatttgTATGTAATGTAATTTATCTTGCAATTAGAAAACTATAAAGGACAACCAATTGCAAATCAACTAATATCTTTATGGTGGTGTTTAGTGCAGctctgtagatacaaaaattgaatggcaggaaaataaaaaggtgttGTTCCAAAAGCTAAGCTCATTGTGTACTGCTAATGTTCCCTGATCCCCATCTCCAAATTTCTTTACACAGGTGACTTGAAACTTGTGGAAAAACCATCTCCTCTGACACTCGCTCCACATGATTTTGCAAACATTAAAGCTAATGTCAAAGTCGCTTcaacagaaaatggaataatttttggTAATGTTGGTAAGTAAACAACTCAGTGTGCAAAATTAACATGAATGTGTTGCATTTTTAACTGCTTAATGAGCTCAAAAATAAGTAAAGCACTTCATACTgggacaaaaaattaaaataccacGTAAGAATATTTAAtgatggtttaaaaaaaaaatctgtatcaCTGTTACTTAAAACCATCATAGAACGTGCTGCCTTTAGGATGATTGTCAGCATGAGATTGAGCAAGGGTTGACTGTTGTTAGCTGGCAGGTGGTAACTCAGCACCCTTATTAAGTGCAAATTCACTTTTTGGAACCTTCAGGTGGTTTTGTGTGTTCTCTTGCAGTGTATGATGTCTCTGGAGCAGCCAGCGACAGAAACTGTGTGGTTCTCAGCGATATTCACATCGACATAATGGATTACATCCAGCCTGCTTCCTGTACAGATGCTGAGTTCAGACAGATGTGGGCAGAATTTGAGTGGGAAAACAAAgttagttttgtttttgtatGTTACTTTGTTGATGAGGTACAATTCTTGTTCTACAGCAGCTCATTACAGCAGCATTATCTATTGCCACATAAACCTCATTCAACATCCTCACTGGATGTTTGCCTCAAGTAGCTTATTCTCTTACAGCTATCTTATCAGTTTCACAAGCTTAGCAATGCAATAACTTGGTGTTTTGGCTTGCAAAAGAGGTTGCGTGCATTGTGCTTTACCTCCTGTATGGAAGCTGTCCAAACTGACTGGTGGTTGCTGTGTATTTTGGCTCAAAGGTGAGAGGCAACAAGTGTAAGTTTATGCTGAGGCTGCAGAATTATTCGTGCTGCTCAGCCTCTCCAGTTCTGAATTACTTGTCTTTTGGGTGGCAAGGGACCTTTTAAAGGTCATGTAGTCCAGCCTTCTGCCAGGGGGACAGGAATATCTTTCTTTCACCTTGCAGTACAGCTGTAGCATAAAGTTGTGGGTGCTGTGTGAGACCAGCAAGACCGTGGCTACACTTCATCGTAATTGAGCGTGCCCAAACCTAAAGAAAGGGTTTAAGGGAGATAAATATAAGGATAGAGTAGAAACATTAAACCAGAATGGGAGATATTTTACGTGAACTGCAGCCTTGTTTAGTACATAGGTGTGCTCGCTTGAGGCTAGATTTAAATGTCTTGGGGGAAACTTGTGCATGATAAGTTATAATACATGGTATATGAAGCCTTAGCAGTTTGTAAACTCCTTGTAAGAGATGTGTTAAAAACCAATTTAGACAAGATCTATAATATTCAATATGATGAAGccaaggcagcacagagagcctTGTTGCTAGAAGGGGAAGATGAAAGTAATCTTTATCACAGGTTACAAGCAAACTTTGGACTAGGTATCTCTATTTCTTGTTCTGGCAATGTGTAAACTGTATTCAGACAAGGGGTTCACTGTTTGGTGTAGAGAATCTAGATGTTCAACAGATTATCATATTCATCCaatatattttagaaacatGGTAATAACATTAAATTCTCCATCTTAACAAGTGGATGGCAGGAGGGGAAGACTTCCTATGATGCAACCACATAGTGGGAAGTGCATCCAGCTTACTGAGTGTGCTGTTCCTCAAGGAGGAATGCAGAAGTGATCTCCTTTATAGAGCCCTGAAGGAGAGATTTCAGAAATACTTGAGGTGCTAATGAAagtaattgcctttttttttttccttc encodes:
- the COPB1 gene encoding coatomer subunit beta, with amino-acid sequence MTAAENVCYTLINVPMDSEPPSEISLKNDLEKGDVKLKTEALKKVIIMILNGEKLPGLLMTIIRFVLPLQDHTIKKLLLVFWEIVPKTTPDGRLLQEMILVCDAYRKDLQHPNEFIRGSTLRFLCKLKEAELLEPLMPAIRACLEHRHSYVRRNAVLAIYTIYRNFEHLIPDAPELIHDFLVNEKDASCKRNAFMMLIHADQDRALDYLSTCIDQVQTFGDILQLVIVELIYKVCHANPSERARFIRCIYNLLQSSSPAVKYEAAGTLVTLSSAPTAIKAAAQCYIDLIIKESDNNVKLIVLDRLIELKEHPSHERVLQDLVMDILRVLSTPDLEVRKKTLQLALDLVSSRNVEELVIVLKKEVIKTNNVTEHEDTDKYRQLLVRTLHSCSVRFPDMAANVIPVLMEFLSDNNEAAAADVLEFVREAIQRFDNLRPLIVEKMLEVFHAIKSVKIYRGALWILGEYCSTKEDIQSVMTEVRRSLGEIPIVESEIKKEAGELKPEEEVSVGPAQKLVTEMGTYATQSALSSSRPAKKEEDRPPLRGFLLDGDFFVAASLATTLTKIALRYVSLVQEKKKQNSFNAEAMLLMATILHLGKSSLPKKPITDDDVDRISLCLKVLSECSPLMNDIFNKECRQSLSHMLSAKLEEEKLSQKKESEKRNVTIQPDDPISFMQLTAKNETSSKEDQFQLSLLAAMGNTQRKEAADPLASKLNKVTQLTGFSDPVYAEAYVHVNQYDIVLDVLVVNQTSDTLQNCTLELATLGDLKLVEKPSPLTLAPHDFANIKANVKVASTENGIIFGNVVYDVSGAASDRNCVVLSDIHIDIMDYIQPASCTDAEFRQMWAEFEWENKVTVNTNIIDLNEYLQHILKSTNMKCLTPEKALSGYCGFMAANLYARSIFGEDALANVSIEKPIHLGPEAPVTGHIRIRAKSQGMALSLGDKINLSQKKTSL